In the genome of Erinaceus europaeus chromosome 8, mEriEur2.1, whole genome shotgun sequence, one region contains:
- the GBX1 gene encoding homeobox protein GBX-1 → MQRAGGGAPGGGGGAGPGTAFSIDALIGPPPPRAGPLLYAAGYPMFMPYRPLVLPQALAPTPLPAGLPPLAPLASFAGRLSNSFCAGLGQAVPSMLALTTALPSFAEPPDAFYGPPELAAARSHPEPGARRPEAELDTAELLPAREKATEPAQPPPPAPQHFADTLPSLPGE, encoded by the coding sequence ATGCagcgggcgggcggcggggcgCCGGGGGGCGGCGGGGGTGCGGGCCCGGGCACCGCCTTCTCCATCGACGCGCTGAtcgggccgccgccgccgcgggccGGGCCGCTGCTCTACGCCGCGGGGTATCCTATGTTCATGCCCTACCGGCCGCTGGTGCTGCCCCAGGCGCTGGCCCCCACCCCGCTGCCCGCCGGACTCCCGCCGCTGGCTCCCCTGGCCTCCTTCGCCGGCCGCCTCTCCAACTCCTTCTGCGCCGGCCTGGGCCAGGCCGTGCCCTCCATGCTGGCGCTGACCACCGCACTGCCCAGCTTTGCTGAGCCGCCCGACGCCTTCTACGGGCCGCCTGAGCTCGCCGCTGCCCGAAGCCACCCAGAGCCCGGCGCCCGGCGTCCCGAGGCTGAGCTGGACACCGCCGAGCTGCTGCCCGCCCGAGAGAAGGCGACAGAGCCCGCGCAGCCCCCGCCACCGGCCCCGCAGCACTTTGCAGACACTTTGCCAAGTCTGCCCGGTGAGTAG